One window of the Elusimicrobiota bacterium genome contains the following:
- a CDS encoding PHP domain-containing protein has protein sequence MSKRVELHCHSIFSDGTLTPAELVSRAVKNGVELLTLTDHDSVSGGPELFAAAEAEGLSVRLGIEINCAGEGAADRVHILGYGIDPVSPGFAERLAEFRERRAVRSKRIVENLRALGIAIEFADVRAGAHETLGRPHVADALRRLGVVRSRKEAFERFLIRGKPGYVESMGPSPAEAIALIRDAGGTACLAHPQTAGKENELDELFRSGLQGVEVNYSGHTPSQVRTYGDWAKSKGLLAVGGSDFHGPNTGREERLGIEYDDAAYAAVMERIEKC, from the coding sequence TTGTCTAAACGCGTCGAGCTGCACTGCCATTCGATCTTCTCCGACGGGACTCTGACCCCGGCGGAGCTCGTCTCGCGCGCGGTCAAGAACGGCGTCGAGCTGCTGACGCTGACCGACCACGACAGCGTCTCCGGCGGGCCGGAGCTGTTCGCCGCCGCGGAGGCGGAAGGGCTGTCCGTCCGCCTCGGCATCGAGATCAACTGCGCCGGCGAGGGCGCCGCCGACCGGGTCCATATCCTGGGCTACGGCATCGATCCCGTCTCGCCCGGCTTCGCCGAGCGCCTGGCGGAGTTCCGCGAGCGCCGCGCCGTGCGCTCGAAGCGCATCGTCGAGAACCTGCGCGCGCTGGGCATCGCCATCGAGTTCGCCGACGTCCGGGCCGGAGCGCACGAGACCCTCGGCCGTCCGCACGTCGCCGACGCGCTGCGCCGCCTCGGCGTCGTCCGCAGCCGCAAGGAGGCCTTCGAGCGCTTCCTGATCAGGGGCAAGCCCGGCTACGTCGAGTCGATGGGACCGAGCCCGGCCGAGGCGATCGCGCTGATCCGCGACGCCGGCGGGACCGCCTGCCTCGCGCATCCGCAGACCGCGGGCAAGGAGAACGAGCTCGACGAGCTCTTCCGCTCCGGCCTTCAGGGCGTCGAGGTCAATTACTCGGGGCATACGCCCTCGCAGGTCCGGACCTACGGCGACTGGGCCAAGAGCAAGGGTCTTCTGGCGGTCGGCGGCTCGGACTTCCACGGCCCGAACACCGGCCGGGAAGAGCGTCTCGGAATCGAGTATGATGACGCCGCCTACGCCGCCGTCATGGAACGGATAGAGAAATGCTAG
- a CDS encoding glycerophosphodiester phosphodiesterase — translation MLVIAHRGASGHAPENTMAAFLRALAMGAPAIELDVHQTLDHELVVAHDDDLKRCGRDKRRIKNLHWDDLARVDVGSWFGKEFTGERLPRLEDVFDILPPSVELHVEIKRGSSVYPGIEERVVDLIHKRGASARTVVSSFDHAALYSVRSLDEKVRIGYLLGLTTLQTALREMKDIDAESLNLSVRQTLARTVKAAHDRERKILVYTVNTPVERDRLNKLGVDGIFCNYPELNLWR, via the coding sequence ATGCTAGTCATCGCCCACCGCGGAGCCAGCGGCCACGCGCCCGAGAACACGATGGCGGCCTTCCTGCGCGCCCTCGCGATGGGGGCGCCCGCCATCGAGCTCGACGTCCACCAGACCCTCGACCACGAGCTCGTCGTCGCTCACGACGACGACCTCAAGCGCTGCGGCCGCGACAAGCGCCGCATCAAGAACCTGCATTGGGACGACCTCGCGCGCGTCGACGTCGGCTCCTGGTTCGGCAAGGAGTTCACCGGAGAGCGGCTTCCTCGGCTCGAGGACGTCTTCGACATCCTGCCGCCGTCGGTCGAGCTCCACGTCGAGATCAAGCGCGGCTCCTCCGTCTATCCCGGCATCGAGGAACGCGTGGTGGACCTGATCCACAAGCGCGGCGCCTCGGCCCGCACGGTCGTCTCGAGCTTCGACCACGCCGCCCTGTACTCGGTGCGCTCGCTCGACGAGAAGGTGCGCATCGGCTACCTTTTAGGCCTGACGACCCTGCAGACCGCGCTGCGAGAGATGAAGGACATCGACGCCGAGAGCCTCAACCTCAGCGTGCGCCAGACTTTGGCGCGCACGGTCAAGGCGGCTCACGACCGCGAACGAAAGATCCTCGTCTACACGGTCAATACGCCCGTCGAGCGCGACCGGCTGAACAAGCTCGGCGTGGACGGCATCTTCTGCAATTACCCGGAGCTGAACCTGTGGCGCTGA
- the nadA gene encoding quinolinate synthase NadA, with product MALNPTESELENEAARLADKGLAGLGYRDEELERAARLTWRINRLKKEKKAVIPAHVYQRPEILLGVADFVGDSYKLAKLGAASDAKTIVFCGVRFMAETAKILSPDKEVLLPAPEAGCSLSESITAADVRALKKKHPGAPVVVYINTTAAVKAECDVVVTSANAPKIMRKLYEEHEKVIFAPDAMMGRNLAKELGKTIGKDLIIWEGSCIVHDNFDAASVEFYRKMYPGVRILAHFECTPALTSVVDYIGGTGDMMKWVDDHKASSYMLITECGLGDLARTKFPDKTFVPMCRLCPHMKAVTLERVLSALERPTASQRIEVPAAVAARALRPIERMFELADDKAAA from the coding sequence GTGGCGCTGAACCCGACCGAGTCCGAGCTCGAGAACGAAGCCGCCCGTCTCGCCGACAAGGGGCTGGCCGGCCTCGGCTATCGCGACGAGGAGCTCGAGCGCGCCGCGCGCCTGACCTGGAGGATCAACCGGCTCAAGAAGGAGAAGAAGGCCGTCATCCCGGCGCACGTCTACCAGCGGCCGGAGATCCTCCTCGGCGTGGCCGACTTCGTCGGCGACTCGTACAAGCTGGCGAAGCTCGGCGCGGCTTCCGACGCGAAGACCATCGTCTTCTGCGGCGTCCGCTTCATGGCGGAGACGGCCAAGATCCTGAGCCCGGATAAAGAGGTCCTGCTGCCGGCCCCGGAGGCGGGGTGCTCTCTGTCCGAATCCATAACGGCGGCCGACGTTCGGGCGCTGAAGAAAAAGCACCCGGGCGCTCCGGTGGTCGTGTACATCAACACCACCGCGGCGGTGAAGGCCGAGTGCGACGTCGTCGTCACGAGCGCGAACGCGCCGAAGATCATGCGCAAGCTCTATGAGGAGCACGAGAAGGTCATCTTCGCCCCCGACGCGATGATGGGCAGGAACCTCGCCAAGGAGCTCGGCAAGACGATCGGCAAGGACCTGATCATCTGGGAAGGTTCGTGCATCGTGCACGACAACTTCGACGCGGCGTCGGTCGAGTTCTACCGCAAGATGTACCCCGGCGTGAGGATCCTCGCCCATTTCGAATGCACCCCGGCGCTGACGAGCGTCGTCGACTACATCGGCGGCACCGGCGACATGATGAAGTGGGTGGACGACCACAAGGCGTCCTCCTACATGCTCATCACCGAGTGCGGCCTCGGCGACCTCGCGCGCACGAAGTTCCCGGATAAGACGTTCGTCCCGATGTGCCGCCTGTGCCCGCACATGAAGGCCGTGACCCTGGAGCGGGTGCTCTCGGCCCTGGAACGCCCGACGGCGTCCCAGCGCATCGAGGTGCCCGCGGCCGTCGCCGCCCGGGCGCTGCGCCCGATCGAGCGCATGTTCGAGCTCGCCGACGACAAGGCGGCGGCGTGA
- a CDS encoding FIST C-terminal domain-containing protein produces the protein MSGAKRFAEGFSDDKDWRKAAAAAAKAARARLGVGPCDLALVFVSEAFEGFDPAEFSTLLAKGLAPLRVLGCNASGVIAGRKEVERTPGVSILAMRLPGVRVQPFSFSPAELGRFENGAALVKELDLYPNESPKFMILGDPASADPERMAALFNEAYPGAPLIGGMASGLLLHKPSWLLLGSHVLTQGLAGVALVGPVEIQTVVAQGCRPIGDPLIVTRAEGNVLHELGGRNPLEVLRETLSKCTPEDQRLARSSLFAGLVMNEGRSEFRRGDFVIRNLLGYDDKSGSLVLGANLRRGQTLQFQLRDAHTSDQDFSMLLGALPETDAAPRGALLFSCCGRGKGLYGESDHDATLVQTLRGPVPMAGFFANGEFGPVGGRNFVHGYTSSLALIK, from the coding sequence GTGAGCGGGGCGAAGCGCTTCGCCGAGGGCTTCTCGGACGACAAGGACTGGCGCAAGGCCGCCGCCGCCGCCGCGAAGGCGGCGCGCGCCCGGCTCGGCGTCGGGCCCTGCGACCTGGCGCTCGTGTTCGTCTCCGAGGCGTTCGAAGGCTTCGATCCCGCCGAGTTCTCGACCTTGCTCGCCAAGGGCTTGGCGCCCCTGCGCGTCCTCGGCTGCAACGCCAGCGGCGTCATCGCCGGCCGAAAGGAGGTCGAGCGGACGCCCGGCGTCTCGATCCTGGCCATGCGCCTGCCCGGCGTGCGCGTCCAGCCTTTCTCCTTTTCTCCGGCGGAGCTGGGCCGGTTCGAGAACGGGGCCGCGCTCGTCAAGGAGCTCGACCTCTATCCGAACGAGAGCCCGAAGTTCATGATCCTCGGCGACCCGGCGAGCGCCGATCCCGAGCGCATGGCCGCGCTGTTCAACGAGGCTTATCCCGGCGCGCCCCTCATCGGGGGCATGGCCAGCGGCCTGCTCCTGCACAAGCCCTCTTGGCTGCTGCTCGGCTCGCATGTCCTGACGCAGGGCCTGGCCGGCGTCGCCCTCGTCGGCCCCGTCGAGATCCAGACGGTCGTGGCGCAGGGCTGCCGCCCGATCGGCGATCCCCTGATCGTGACCAGGGCCGAGGGCAACGTCCTGCACGAGCTCGGCGGGCGCAACCCGCTCGAGGTCCTGCGCGAGACGCTGTCGAAGTGCACGCCCGAGGATCAGCGCCTCGCGCGCAGCTCCCTGTTCGCGGGCCTCGTCATGAACGAGGGCCGCTCGGAGTTCCGCCGCGGCGACTTCGTCATCCGCAACCTCCTCGGCTACGACGACAAGTCCGGCTCGCTCGTCCTCGGCGCGAACCTGCGCCGCGGCCAGACCCTGCAGTTCCAGCTGCGCGACGCGCACACCTCCGATCAGGACTTCTCGATGCTCCTGGGCGCGCTCCCCGAGACCGACGCCGCGCCCCGCGGCGCCCTGCTCTTCTCCTGCTGCGGCCGCGGCAAGGGCCTGTACGGAGAGTCGGACCACGACGCGACCTTGGTGCAGACCTTGCGCGGCCCCGTGCCGATGGCCGGCTTCTTCGCCAACGGCGAGTTCGGTCCCGTCGGCGGCCGCAACTTCGTCCACGGCTACACCTCGAGCCTGGCCCTCATCAAATAG
- a CDS encoding YbhB/YbcL family Raf kinase inhibitor-like protein, translating to MFKLTSPAFKHGETIPKLHTCEGKDPSPELDWSGAPPGTKSFALIMDDPDAPVGLWVHWVLYDLSGDLAGLPGNLPKTERVLGGAKHGASWGVDSFSRVGYGGPCPPPGKPHRYVFKLFALDKALGLPPRATASEVARAMEGHVLGRAELIGLFERFGPGA from the coding sequence ATGTTCAAGCTGACGAGCCCGGCGTTCAAGCACGGGGAGACGATCCCGAAGCTCCACACCTGCGAGGGGAAGGATCCCTCGCCGGAGCTGGATTGGTCCGGCGCGCCGCCCGGGACGAAGAGCTTCGCCTTGATCATGGACGACCCGGACGCTCCCGTGGGGCTGTGGGTCCATTGGGTGCTCTACGACCTTTCGGGAGACCTCGCCGGCCTGCCGGGGAACCTGCCGAAGACGGAGCGCGTCCTGGGCGGGGCGAAGCACGGCGCGAGCTGGGGAGTGGACAGCTTCAGCCGGGTGGGCTACGGCGGTCCCTGCCCGCCTCCGGGCAAGCCTCACCGGTACGTCTTCAAGCTCTTCGCCCTGGACAAGGCCCTGGGCCTGCCTCCCCGGGCGACCGCGTCCGAGGTGGCCCGCGCCATGGAAGGGCACGTCCTGGGCCGCGCCGAGCTGATCGGCCTGTTCGAGCGCTTCGGCCCGGGCGCGTGA
- a CDS encoding PAS domain-containing protein, with translation MKTRRTAGKGGGAHGDFLDGLLDSTRLVVYLKDLDGRYLYVNRRYESLAGVPRAAILGKRDHELFPETVADLFRTQDALVAERREALEFEETIPLPGGVLSFITEKFPLLDEKGKVRATGGFCTEITAQKKRAEEELFKIRSLESLGFLAGGIAHDFNNLVTGIIANLEMLRDEVKASRAAREHLDDAGKICEKAGALAHQLLTFADGGTPVRRVFALGPLLRGAPRLVLQGSRVRDEVDAPRGLWAIHGDETQISQILGNLLVNAREAMPAGGTVAIRAENHVLAEPAVDLKPGRYVRITVRDDGPGIPAAILTRIFDPYFSSKKRGSGLGLSIVHSVVRRHGGHVWAESVEGEGARFTVLLPAAAGKAGKKKAGRLI, from the coding sequence GTGAAGACGCGCAGGACCGCCGGGAAGGGCGGCGGCGCGCACGGCGATTTCCTCGACGGCCTGCTCGACAGCACGCGCCTCGTCGTCTACCTCAAGGACCTGGACGGGCGCTACCTCTACGTCAATCGGCGCTACGAGTCCCTCGCCGGCGTTCCGCGCGCGGCCATCCTCGGCAAGCGGGACCACGAGCTCTTCCCCGAGACGGTGGCGGACCTGTTCCGGACCCAGGACGCCCTCGTCGCCGAGCGCCGGGAGGCGCTCGAGTTCGAGGAGACGATCCCGCTGCCCGGCGGAGTCCTGTCGTTCATCACGGAGAAGTTCCCGCTGCTCGACGAGAAGGGGAAGGTCCGCGCGACGGGCGGCTTCTGCACGGAGATCACCGCCCAGAAGAAGCGGGCCGAGGAGGAGCTGTTCAAGATCCGCAGCCTCGAGTCGCTCGGCTTCCTCGCCGGCGGCATCGCCCACGACTTCAACAACCTCGTGACCGGGATCATAGCGAACCTCGAGATGCTGAGGGATGAGGTCAAGGCCTCCCGCGCCGCGCGCGAGCACCTCGACGACGCGGGGAAGATCTGCGAGAAGGCGGGGGCCCTGGCCCATCAGCTGCTGACCTTCGCCGACGGGGGCACGCCCGTCCGCCGGGTCTTCGCGCTCGGACCCCTGTTGCGCGGCGCGCCCCGACTCGTGCTCCAGGGGTCGAGGGTGCGCGACGAGGTGGACGCGCCCCGGGGACTCTGGGCCATCCACGGCGACGAGACCCAGATCTCCCAGATCCTCGGCAACCTCCTCGTCAACGCGCGCGAGGCGATGCCCGCCGGCGGGACCGTCGCGATCCGCGCCGAGAACCACGTCCTGGCCGAGCCCGCGGTCGACCTGAAGCCGGGCCGCTACGTCCGGATCACGGTCCGCGACGACGGCCCCGGGATACCGGCCGCGATCCTGACCCGCATCTTCGATCCTTATTTCTCCTCGAAGAAGCGGGGCAGCGGCCTGGGGCTGTCCATCGTCCACTCCGTCGTCCGCCGCCACGGGGGGCACGTCTGGGCGGAGTCCGTGGAGGGCGAGGGCGCCCGCTTCACGGTCCTGCTGCCGGCCGCCGCCGGCAAGGCCGGGAAAAAGAAAGCCGGACGCCTCATATAG